One genomic window of Bradyrhizobium sp. CCGE-LA001 includes the following:
- a CDS encoding adenylate/guanylate cyclase domain-containing protein, translated as MTATILFVDDEPDLEALILQKFRRQIRDGLIDIKFARDGLEALQSLEQNPHVDMVVSDINMPRMDGLSLLAKLQEAEDKKSTIIVSAYGDMSNIRTAMNRGAFDFLTKPIDFADLEATIDKTIRHVEMLREVRRRQAEAERAHAALSRHFSPQLAKRLAASGEGEGIEVQWREVATIFTDITGFTSLVESAPPETLGALLNEYVGGMTEIVFAHEGTVAKIIGDAIQVLFNAPGDQPDYATRAVACAHDLDAWAQDFCVRQKAGGVNFGTTRIGIHAGPALVGNFGGNRFFDYTAYGDSINIAARLEAANKHLGTRICVSASVAQSAETFHGRLVGELMLRGRSEPLRAFEPLPQAKFEAPETALYSEAFAKMEAGDPAAMPAFAALVGMHADDALAGFHLKRLLNGAKGIRMQLE; from the coding sequence ATGACTGCGACCATCCTCTTCGTCGATGACGAGCCGGATTTGGAGGCACTGATCCTGCAGAAGTTCCGCAGGCAGATCCGCGACGGACTGATCGATATCAAGTTCGCGCGCGACGGCCTCGAGGCGCTGCAATCGCTCGAACAGAACCCGCATGTCGACATGGTGGTCTCCGACATCAACATGCCCAGGATGGACGGACTGTCGCTGCTCGCCAAGCTCCAGGAGGCCGAGGACAAGAAGTCGACCATCATCGTCTCCGCCTATGGCGACATGAGCAACATCCGCACTGCCATGAACCGCGGCGCATTCGACTTCCTGACCAAGCCGATCGATTTCGCCGACCTGGAAGCCACGATCGACAAGACCATTCGCCACGTCGAGATGCTGCGCGAGGTGCGCCGGCGCCAGGCGGAGGCCGAACGTGCCCACGCTGCGCTTTCGCGTCATTTCTCCCCGCAACTCGCTAAGCGTCTCGCGGCCAGCGGCGAAGGCGAGGGGATCGAAGTGCAGTGGCGCGAGGTCGCGACCATCTTCACCGACATCACCGGTTTCACCTCGCTGGTCGAAAGCGCGCCGCCCGAGACGCTGGGCGCGCTGCTCAACGAGTATGTCGGGGGCATGACCGAGATCGTCTTCGCGCATGAGGGAACCGTCGCCAAGATCATCGGCGATGCGATCCAGGTCCTGTTCAACGCGCCCGGCGACCAGCCGGACTATGCGACGCGCGCGGTCGCCTGCGCCCATGATCTCGACGCTTGGGCGCAAGACTTTTGCGTCCGTCAGAAAGCCGGAGGTGTGAACTTCGGCACGACGCGCATCGGCATTCATGCGGGCCCGGCGCTGGTCGGGAATTTCGGCGGAAACCGTTTCTTCGATTACACGGCTTATGGGGATTCCATCAATATCGCGGCGCGGCTTGAGGCCGCCAACAAGCACCTGGGAACGCGGATTTGCGTCAGCGCCAGCGTTGCGCAGTCGGCCGAGACGTTTCACGGCCGGCTCGTCGGCGAGCTGATGTTGCGCGGACGCAGCGAACCGCTGCGTGCGTTCGAGCCGCTGCCGCAGGCAAAATTCGAAGCGCCGGAAACGGCGCTATATTCCGAGGCTTTCGCCAAGATGGAAGCCGGCGACCCAGCGGCCATGCCGGCCTTCGCCGCGCTGGTCGGCATGCATGCCGACGATGCCTTGGCGGGCTTTCACCTGAAGCGCCTGCTAAACGGCGCCAAGGGCATTCGTATGCAACTGGAATAG
- a CDS encoding gamma-glutamyltransferase family protein: protein MASNVNPDPFTTRPEIEGTFGVVATTHWIATAVGMSVLEKGGNAFDAGVATAFTLQVVEPHLNGPGGDVPIIVHDVKRGRTEVICGQGPAPARATIAHYRSEGLDMVPGTGLLAACVPGTFESWMMLLRDYGTMRVRDVLEPAISYARDGYPLVERACATIQTVEQLFRKHWPTSAAVYLPNGEVPRPGTLFTNKTLAATYARILGEAESGGGGRDAEIERARKAWSEGFVAEAIDKFCRTQEVMDVSGSPHRGVLSADDMARWQPTVEAPLTYDYGRYTVCKAGVWSQGPVTLQQLALLKGFALDGLDPTGPDFIHLQIECAKLAFADREKFYGDPKFTEIPIATLLSDAYNDERRKLVTDKASLDFVPGSVEGFGGVVKLRRAEGQREAVGALGAGEPTVGRFGEVRGDTGHFDIIDRDGNMVSSTPSGGWLQSSPIIPELGFCLGSRAQMFWLEEDHPAALAPGKRPRTTLSPTMALRDGEPYLAWGSPGGDQQDQWITQFFLRHVHCNLNLQEAIDAPAWHSEHFPISFWPRTARPGVLVVENRVPKATIENLRERGHIIEVGPDWSEGRLTAASRVGPRRRAAANPRGMQGYAAGR from the coding sequence ATGGCCAGCAACGTCAATCCCGATCCGTTCACGACGAGGCCGGAGATCGAAGGCACCTTCGGGGTCGTTGCCACCACGCACTGGATCGCGACCGCCGTCGGCATGAGCGTTCTGGAAAAGGGCGGCAATGCCTTCGATGCCGGTGTCGCCACCGCCTTCACGCTTCAGGTGGTCGAGCCGCATCTTAACGGGCCCGGCGGCGACGTGCCGATCATCGTCCATGACGTCAAACGTGGCCGCACCGAGGTGATCTGCGGCCAGGGCCCGGCCCCGGCGCGCGCCACCATCGCGCATTACAGGAGCGAAGGCCTCGACATGGTGCCCGGCACCGGTCTCCTCGCGGCCTGCGTGCCCGGCACCTTCGAATCCTGGATGATGCTGCTGCGCGACTACGGCACGATGCGCGTGCGCGACGTGCTGGAGCCCGCGATCTCCTATGCCCGCGACGGCTATCCGCTGGTCGAGCGCGCCTGCGCCACGATCCAGACCGTCGAGCAGCTGTTCCGCAAGCACTGGCCGACCTCGGCCGCGGTCTATTTGCCGAACGGCGAGGTGCCTAGGCCCGGCACGCTCTTCACCAACAAGACGCTGGCCGCGACCTATGCCCGCATTCTCGGCGAGGCCGAAAGCGGCGGCGGTGGCCGCGATGCAGAGATCGAGCGAGCGCGAAAGGCCTGGTCGGAGGGCTTCGTCGCGGAAGCCATCGACAAATTCTGTCGCACCCAGGAAGTGATGGACGTCAGCGGCTCGCCACATCGCGGCGTGCTCTCGGCCGACGACATGGCGCGCTGGCAGCCGACGGTCGAGGCACCGCTCACCTACGATTACGGCCGCTACACCGTCTGCAAAGCCGGCGTCTGGAGCCAGGGCCCCGTGACGCTGCAACAGCTCGCGCTGCTCAAGGGCTTTGCGCTCGACGGCCTCGACCCAACCGGTCCGGACTTCATCCATCTCCAGATCGAATGCGCCAAACTGGCCTTCGCCGACCGCGAAAAATTCTACGGCGACCCCAAGTTCACCGAGATCCCGATCGCGACCCTGCTGTCGGATGCCTACAACGACGAGCGCCGCAAGCTCGTCACCGACAAGGCCTCGCTCGACTTCGTGCCCGGCTCCGTTGAAGGCTTCGGCGGCGTGGTAAAACTGCGCCGCGCAGAAGGGCAGCGCGAGGCGGTCGGTGCGCTCGGTGCCGGCGAGCCGACGGTCGGGCGCTTCGGCGAAGTGCGCGGCGACACCGGGCATTTTGACATCATCGACAGGGACGGCAACATGGTGTCCTCGACGCCGTCGGGCGGCTGGCTGCAATCCTCACCGATCATTCCGGAGCTCGGCTTTTGCCTGGGCAGCCGCGCCCAGATGTTCTGGCTGGAGGAAGATCATCCAGCCGCGCTCGCGCCGGGCAAGCGGCCGCGCACCACGCTGTCGCCGACCATGGCGCTACGCGACGGCGAGCCGTATCTCGCCTGGGGCTCGCCCGGCGGCGATCAGCAGGACCAGTGGATCACGCAGTTCTTCCTGCGCCACGTCCATTGCAACCTCAACCTCCAGGAGGCGATCGACGCGCCGGCCTGGCACTCCGAGCATTTTCCGATCTCGTTCTGGCCGCGCACCGCGCGCCCGGGCGTGCTCGTCGTCGAGAACCGCGTGCCCAAGGCGACGATCGAGAATCTGCGCGAGCGCGGCCACATCATCGAGGTCGGCCCCGACTGGTCGGAAGGCCGCCTCACGGCGGCCTCGCGGGTCGGCCCGCGCCGGCGCGCCGCCGCCAATCCGCGCGGCATGCAAGGCTACGCGGCGGGACGCTGA
- the cnbZ gene encoding 2-amino-5-chloromuconate deaminase CnbZ, producing MVREFSAGNYRFIPSVFQYSAGAAADDGYEIERVRFDRLVPLVEGFALAAKFIQEAGRPLTAFCACELRSPAAFSEEGFRAFNLHYVKTLSEWGIFDGTTNPVARSNVCPEIDPPSEPSFYAFSFTRPSRSSAPSFVIAGGAEAREGSGTYVERTVRYRDLSAEGLREKVRFTTTSQMESRMAAFGFGWKDTTGVQAYSVHDFHHALVDELVRRGALRSGLTWHFARPPVVDLEYEMDCRRVLREVVI from the coding sequence ATGGTTCGTGAGTTCTCTGCCGGCAATTATCGTTTCATTCCGTCCGTGTTTCAGTATTCGGCAGGTGCGGCCGCCGATGACGGTTACGAGATCGAGCGCGTTCGCTTCGACCGCCTGGTGCCGCTCGTGGAAGGGTTCGCGCTGGCGGCGAAATTCATCCAGGAGGCCGGGCGTCCGCTCACGGCGTTTTGTGCTTGCGAGCTGCGCTCGCCGGCAGCCTTCAGCGAGGAAGGCTTTAGGGCCTTCAACCTGCATTATGTGAAGACGCTGTCGGAATGGGGCATCTTTGACGGCACCACCAACCCGGTGGCGCGCAGCAATGTCTGCCCCGAGATCGACCCGCCCTCGGAGCCATCGTTCTATGCGTTCTCCTTCACGCGCCCGAGCCGCTCGAGCGCGCCGAGCTTCGTCATCGCCGGCGGCGCCGAGGCACGGGAGGGCAGCGGGACCTATGTCGAGCGCACCGTGCGCTACCGCGACCTCAGTGCGGAAGGCCTGCGCGAGAAGGTGCGCTTCACGACGACCTCGCAGATGGAGAGCCGGATGGCGGCCTTTGGCTTCGGTTGGAAGGACACCACGGGCGTGCAGGCCTATTCCGTCCACGACTTCCATCACGCGCTGGTCGACGAGCTGGTCCGTCGCGGCGCGCTGCGCTCCGGCCTGACGTGGCATTTTGCCCGGCCGCCGGTGGTCGATCTCGAATACGAGATGGATTGCCGCCGCGTGCTGCGCGAGGTGGTGATCTGA
- a CDS encoding ABC transporter ATP-binding protein produces MSAPFVQATDLRRVFDVSKPWLNRVLEGGHLEYLKAVDHVTFDIRKGETFALVGESGSGKTTVARMVVGLLPPSSGDVRIDGVSMTDPRQAAARRKLRRRIQMIFQDPYASLNPRFRVDAIISEPIRAFDLIQGERDIQARVSELLSLVGLHPDDRLKFPHEFSGGQRQRIAIARALASDAEFIVCDEPTSALDVSVQAQILNLMRDLQDKFGLTYMFISHNLAVVRHMASRVGVMYLGRIVEIAEGRELFARPRMPYTKMLLGAVPDLAMSGRQRIPVKGEIPNPINPPSGCAFNPRCPLAFDLCRKETPELIGGVACHAVNTAPVPA; encoded by the coding sequence ATGAGCGCTCCCTTCGTCCAGGCGACAGACCTGCGCCGTGTCTTCGACGTCTCGAAGCCCTGGCTCAACCGCGTGCTCGAAGGCGGGCACCTCGAATACCTCAAGGCGGTCGATCACGTCACCTTCGATATCCGGAAGGGCGAGACCTTTGCGCTGGTCGGCGAGTCCGGCTCGGGCAAGACCACCGTGGCGCGCATGGTCGTCGGCCTGCTGCCGCCGAGCTCCGGCGACGTGCGGATCGACGGCGTGTCGATGACCGATCCCCGGCAGGCCGCGGCACGAAGGAAGCTGCGCCGCCGCATTCAGATGATCTTCCAGGACCCCTATGCGAGCCTGAATCCGCGCTTCCGCGTCGATGCCATCATCTCCGAGCCGATCCGCGCCTTCGACCTGATCCAGGGCGAGCGTGACATTCAGGCCCGCGTCAGCGAGCTGCTCAGCCTCGTCGGCCTGCACCCCGACGACCGGCTGAAATTTCCGCACGAATTCTCCGGCGGCCAGCGCCAGCGGATCGCGATCGCGCGGGCACTCGCATCGGACGCCGAATTCATCGTCTGCGACGAACCAACATCGGCGCTCGACGTCTCCGTGCAGGCGCAGATCCTGAACCTGATGCGCGACCTCCAGGACAAGTTCGGCCTGACCTACATGTTCATCAGCCACAACCTCGCCGTGGTCCGTCACATGGCGAGCCGCGTCGGCGTGATGTATCTCGGCCGCATCGTCGAGATCGCGGAAGGACGCGAGCTGTTCGCGCGCCCGCGCATGCCCTACACCAAGATGCTGCTCGGTGCGGTGCCCGATCTCGCCATGAGCGGCCGCCAGCGCATTCCAGTGAAAGGCGAGATCCCGAACCCGATCAATCCCCCCTCAGGCTGCGCCTTCAATCCGCGCTGCCCACTGGCGTTCGATCTATGCCGCAAGGAGACGCCGGAACTGATCGGCGGCGTCGCCTGCCACGCGGTCAACACCGCGCCGGTCCCGGCGTGA
- a CDS encoding DUF1028 domain-containing protein, giving the protein MTWSIIARDPATGQFGIAVATRFFAVGARVPYIAAGLGAIATQAFVNPYYGIDGIKLLREGLNAHDVLATLLATDDGRESRQIHIMDSSGEIAAHTGRDCVDWCGHIAGSGFSIAGNMLAGADVLDETAKTYIANDSLPFPRRLLAAMRAGEAAGGDKRGKQSAALLIHGEEEWPALDIRADDHPDPLGELDRLERVSHELWVHFRASMPTRQNPAGNTDRSVIDASIAAAHAKRS; this is encoded by the coding sequence ATGACCTGGTCGATCATCGCGCGCGATCCTGCCACCGGCCAGTTCGGCATCGCGGTTGCGACACGCTTCTTCGCCGTCGGCGCACGGGTCCCGTACATCGCCGCCGGTCTCGGCGCCATCGCAACGCAGGCCTTCGTCAATCCCTATTACGGCATCGACGGCATCAAGCTGCTGCGTGAAGGCCTCAATGCGCATGACGTGCTGGCCACCCTCCTCGCAACCGACGACGGCCGCGAAAGCCGCCAGATCCACATCATGGATTCGAGCGGCGAGATCGCCGCGCATACCGGGCGCGATTGTGTCGATTGGTGCGGCCACATCGCAGGCAGCGGCTTCTCGATCGCCGGCAACATGCTGGCGGGTGCCGACGTGCTCGACGAGACCGCCAAGACCTACATCGCCAATGACAGCCTGCCCTTCCCGCGCCGTTTGCTCGCGGCGATGCGCGCGGGCGAAGCCGCCGGCGGCGACAAGCGCGGCAAGCAATCCGCGGCTCTGCTGATCCACGGCGAGGAGGAATGGCCGGCGCTGGACATTCGCGCCGACGACCACCCCGATCCGCTCGGTGAGCTCGACCGGCTGGAGCGGGTCAGCCACGAGCTGTGGGTGCACTTCCGCGCGTCCATGCCGACGCGGCAGAATCCGGCCGGCAACACCGATCGCAGCGTCATCGACGCCAGCATCGCGGCAGCACACGCAAAGCGGTCTTGA